One Pecten maximus chromosome 7, xPecMax1.1, whole genome shotgun sequence genomic window carries:
- the LOC117330768 gene encoding deoxyribonuclease-1-like produces the protein MKQTTMCFRFVLLVSMATVVTCNLKIASFNIKWLSVNKVSNNNTIAIIKKVLQRYDIISVIEVRGDHAIHDLVQALNMDNRDDPFGVVVSKKLGRNVHYTESYAILFRMNHVFVQEVHQFPDHYDVFAREPYAVLFHSLDSSPANFLYIVLHTQPTDTPAELEHMVSAYENITNVLGIQDAIIAGDLNADCRYLSHTRHDHNLLYTDNRFTWLIDSDVDTTVATTSDCAYDRFIVTGNVKNSVVPNSPRVYNFQQDMHLTYNETIAVSDHFPIEMELSS, from the exons ATGAAGCAGACGACAATGTGTTTCCGGTTTGTCCTTTTGGTCTCCATGGCTACCGTAGTCACATGTAACCTAAAGATCGCCTCCTTCAACATAAAGTGGTTAAGTGTCAACAAAGTCTCCAACAACAATACAATAGCTATCATCAAAAAG GTTTTGCAGAGGTACGACATTATTTCCGTGATCGAAGTAAGGGGAGACCATGCCATACACGACCTTGTGCAGGCGCTCAACAT GGACAATCGTGACGACCCGTTCGGTGTGGTTGTGAGTAAGAAGCTAGGACGTAACGTTCACTACACAGAATCGTACGCCATCCTCTTccg AATGAATCACGTGTTCGTACAGGAAGTACACCAGTTTCCGGATCATTATGACGTATTTGCCCGGGAACCATATGCCGTCCTGTTTCATTCCCTTGATTCAA GTCCGGCCAACTTTCTGTATATAGTACTTCACACACAACCAACTGACACTCCCGCCGAGCTGGAACACATGGTGTCTGCTTATGAAAACATCACCAACGTACTGGGGATCCAG GATGCCATCATAGCCGGGGACTTGAACGCCGACTGTCGTTACCTGTCTCACACGCGCCACGACCACAACCTTCTATACACTGACAATCGTTTCACCTGGCTGATTGATAGTGACGTAGACACCACTGTGGCTACCACCTCCGACTGCGCCTACGACCG ATTCATCGTTACGGGAAATGTGAAGAATAGTGTTGTACCGAACAGTCCACGCGTGTATAACTTCCAACAGGACATGCACCTCACGTATAACGAA ACTATAGCCGTGAGTGATCATTTCCCTATAGAGATGGAACTCAGCAGCTAA